The Neoasaia chiangmaiensis sequence GGCGCGGCGGATGCCGAGCGCGACGTGCGTGGATTCTCACTCAAATTCTATACCGGAGAGGGCAACTGGGATCTGGTCGGCAATAATACGCCGGTGTTCTTCGTTCGTGATCCGATGAAATTCCCTGACTTCATTCATACGCAGAAGCGTCATCCCCGAACGAACATGCGCTCGGCGACGGCCATGTGGGATTTCTGGTCACTAAGCCCCGAAAGTCTCCATCAGGTTGCGATTCTGTTTTCGGACCGCGGTTTGCCGCAAGGCTACAGGTTCATGAATGGTTATGGCAGCCACACTTTCTCGTTGTGGAATGCTTCGGGCGAACGGTTCTGGGTCAAATTCCATTTCAAGACGCAGCAAGGCCATCGTTTCTGGACGAACGATGAGGCGAACGACATCATTGGACGCAACCGCGAGACATCGCAGGCCGATCTGTACGATGCCATCGAACGGCAGGAGTTTCCGCGCTGGACGATGTATATTCAGGTCATGCGGGAGGATGAGGCGGAAAGGGTGGATTTCAATCCCTTCGACATCACCAAAGTCTGGTCGCACAAGGATTATCCTCTACACGAAGTTGGCGTTGTCGAACTGAATCGGAACCCGGAGAACTACTTCGCGGAAATCGAGCAATCTTCGTTTTCGCCCTCTAATATCGTGCCGGGTATCGGGTTTTCACCTGACAAAATGTTGCAGGGCAGGCTGTTCGCCTATGCCGATGCGCACCGCTATCGCGTGGGGACACATTACGAGGCACTTCCCGTCAACCGACCGAAGGTGCCTGTTCGGACCTATCACATGGATGGGCCGATGCGCTTCGATGCCACGGAAGGATCGGATGCGTATTACGAGCCCAATTCCTTCGACGGACCCGCGGAGGCACGTCAGGCGATCGAACCGCCGCTGCGGGTAAGCGGGGAGGCGACCTACTATGCCCATCGGGATGATGGCGACGATTATGCCCAGCCACGTGCGCTCTATCGACTGTTCGACGATGCGCAGCGGCAACGTTTTCACACCAATATTGCCAGTGCGATGGTCGGCGTGCCACGTCATATCGTGGAACGGCAACTGAGTCATTTCGAACGGGCCGACCCCGTCTGGGCGAGAGGCGTTCGGGAAAATCTGGAAAGGGAGGTGCCGGTGGGCCATGCGTCGTCGGCGACCAATCAGGAGATGACGGAACCGGGAGCGCGATGATCGAGTTGTCTTTATTGCGGATTTTCCGGTATTGTTCCGTATCGTGATCGTTGCGGAACGGGTTGATGCGGCGTTGGGCAGGTAGTTTTGGACTGCTTCTTCTAATCGGCATGTCTGCCTGCCAGACGCCGCCGTCCAATACGTGCAAGATCGCGACGATTGGCAATCTGCCAATTCTCAATAGCCACGGCAGTCCGATTGTTCGAGCAACGGTCAATGATCATCCGGTCGCTTTCACCGTCGACACGGGGGCATTCAACAGCACGATTGACGAATATTATGCCGATCGTCTCGGTGTGACATACATGCCGGGGTGGCTTACGGTTTCAGGGTTTGGTGGCGACACGTTCGCCAATGGCGGACGAGTCGACAAACTTGGTCTCGGTTCAGCCACGGCATATGACCTGACGTTTCTTCTGGCAGGCCATTCCCGTCGGACGATCGACGGTCTGCCGGTCATCGGGTGGTTCGGCTCGGAATTCCTGACCGCCTCCGACGTGGTGGTCGATATGCCCGACCATGTGATGCAGATGCTCGACATGCGGCAGTGCGGGTTTCCGACGCCGACGTGGTCTGGAAAGACTTACCGTGTGTCGATCCGGCATGATGACCCTTCATCGACGAAGGTCGGCGTGACTTTTTCAGTAAACGGCAAGTCGGTCGATGGATTTGTCGATACTGGCGCGTCGTCAACGATGATCTCGTTGGCGGAGGCGCGGCGCGCGGGCGTGACCATGGACATGTTGCAGCGTGATCCACAACGTCGCGGATTCGGGATCGCGAACAGACCGTTCACGATCTATCGTCATCGTTTCGATCAGCTTGCAGTTGGCGATCTGGTCGTTTCCCATCCAGTTCTCAGCGTCCTCGATGAGGATGGGCAGGATCTCACTGTTCTGGGAGCGGATTTCCTGATCGGCCACCGTATCTGGATTACGCGCGGTTCGGCCATGTATATCCAGAGAGCGGCGGATATCCCCGCTGACGATCCTGCGCGATCAGGTCGTCACTGATCCGAGAAAGGACGTTTCATGAAATGGTTATGCGCTGTGCTTGCGATCGGATTGCTGGCGGGCTGTGCTGAGCAGCGGAATGCCCGGCACGATATTCCGGCGGGTATGGGTGGTTTGCGTGGCGGAAATCCGGGTTATCCGCCATCGCGAATGTGAGCGTCAGCGAGGTGGCGGCAAAGTCTGGCTTTGCACGCCACCACGTGGCGTGATCGATGTCGGGCCGACCTGCTGGCTGCTGTAGGAGCGGTGGGCGTCGTAATTCGCGGGATAGGCATTGCCGGAGACATCGCCGCTCGCTGGTGATGTCGTGGGCGATGAGGGCACTGGAGAGGTTACGGCCGGTTGCGCCAGCGCGACGCGGGACAGCACGCTGCGCAGGGGATCCGCGCCGGGATTGTTGACGCGCATGCTGATCACGACATCTTCAGGACCTACGGTCTGATTGTAGTAGGAGCGGTTCGCGCCGCTATCGACTGTCAGCTTCGAGCCGCCGAGCGACGCGCCGGCGAACAGCCCCTTGGATTTCTGGATGGCGAGAATGTCGGTATTCGAAACGCCGGCGGTGCTGTCTTCGATGCCGCTGCCGACCGTCGCGAAGGACGCCGATGCACCGGCATTGAATTTGAACTGGCTGTCGAGCAATGCCTGCAATCCGCGGTCGGACATGACGAAAAGCATCATCTCCGAATCTTCCATCCCGAGTTGAATACCAACGGAGCCGGAGCTGAGCGTGTAGAAGGCCGGATCGGACCAGGAGCCGCGTGCGTCACGGGACAGGAGCACGCATCCGCCGCCCGAGCCGCCGATGCCGATCGACATATGGAAGATCGAGGGGCAGACCAGAACAGCGCGTGCCCGTGCCAGATATCGTTGCGCGCGAGACTGCGCGTTGGTGCCCTGAAAAAGATCCTGCACGGCAAGTGTCGCGCGATCGACAAGGGATTGCTGGGTGGCGCTGGCCCATGCATGGGACGGCAGGGTAGCGGGCAGCAGGATGGCAAGAGCGGCCAGACCAGGGCGAAGCCGGTGCGGAATGGAAAGCATGAGCGCGAGCCTCGTCGAAAGCGCGGGAACGAACAGGCCGTTCCTGCCGAAGGAATATGGTCGAATGATGTAAGATACGGTTCAGTCTAGCGCGACATCGGCCGCGCGCGATAGGGTATCCGCGAGACCGGGCGCGGTTGCCAGCAGCGTCGTGCCGCCGGTCAGGCCACCATCTCGCAGGAATGGCGATGCGACGGCGCCGGCTTCTTCGAGCAGGACAAGTGCCGCGGCGACGTCCCACAGGTTAATGACCATTTCGAGGTAGCCATCCAGCCGCCCGCTCGCGACATCGGCGAGTGCCAGCGCGCCGGAACCGCCGGAGCGCGGCATGACGCCCAACGCCATGAACGATGAGACCTTTTTCGCATAGGTTTCGGCGGACACACGCGGGCTCCAGCCCATCTCCACCATTGCGGTGCGTGCATCGGTTACTGTGGACGCCTTCAGCGCTTTGCCGTTGAGAAAGGCGCCGTGACCGCGCTGCGCGACATAGGTTTCGTGCAGGGCGGGCGCGTTGATGACCCCGGCCACCGGCACGTCGCCATCCATCAGACCGAGGGAGACGCACCAGCGATCGCGACCGCGCGCATAGTTCGACGTGCCGTCGATCGGGTCCACGACCCAGGTGAGCGCGCCCTGCCGATGCGTGCCGCCTTCCTCTCCCATGAAGCCGTCGTCGGGGAAGAGCGTTTGCATGCGTTCCGCAATAAGACGCTCGACGGCGCCGTCGGCTTCGGTGAAGTAGTCCTGCATGCCCTTGGTCGTGCCGGTCGGGCCGCCCGGCGGCGGACGCATCGCCATGGCCAAGGCGGCGGCATCGTCGACCACGGCGCGGGCAGCGGCAAGGCGATAGGCGATTTCACGGGCGGAAGCAGACATGGGGTTCGTTCCTTCAGTCAACGCGCCGTGCGGCGCGAAGGGAGGCGGTGATGGCGGGATCTTCCAGCATCGTCAGGCGCATGGCGGCAGTATGACCGAAGAGATGCGATAATGCCCGACGACGTGCCGGCGCAAGTTTCTGCTCAGGACTTTCGCGAATGATGGCACACTCAGGAAGGACCCCGAAAGGCGCATGGCGAACGGCCACGACGATGATGCCCACGTCATCCGGCAGCAGGTCGAGCGGGAAGACGTCGTCGACGGCAAAGTAGAGTTTGTCGCACCAGTCGCGATATTCGTGCCATTTGCGATCCGTCAGGAAATCACGCGGCCCGGACTTGACCTCAATGCAAACGAAGCCATGATCCGGGCGCAACGCCATGATGTCGGCGCGGCGACCGGCCGCGGGCAGGGCGAATTCATTGACGGGCGCCCAAGCCAGCGCTTGGCACAAGCCCAGAGCCGCCCGCCGGATGGCGAGCTGGTTTTCCGGCAGGAAAGACGACATGCCACTATTGTGCACCAATTTCCGCGCGTTGTCGCGCCCTTGTCGATAGAGCGGCGACTTGCCTTTCCTTAGAACGGATCTGTGGCGTAGCGTCATCGTCCATGCGCCGATGCAGGACATCGTGGCGCGTGGCGCGCTGGAAGGGATGCCCGTCACGCTCCTGCCCGACATCGGATGGATGCGTTTTCTGGCGGACCCGTTCGGTTTCTGGCGCGAGGGGCGTCTGTTCGTGTTTGCCGAAGCCTATGATTATCGGGACCGACACGGTGTTATCGACGTTCTGGAATGTGATGCCTCTTTCCGGGTCGTTGCGCGGCGCACCGTTCTGCGGGAGCCATGGCATTTATCGTATCCGGTGGTTTTCGAGGCGAAGGGCAGGATCTGGATGTTGCCGGAGGCGTCACGGTCGGGGCGCCTGTCGCTTTATGAGGCGTGCCGCTTTCCAGACGAATGGCAGATCTGCTCGGCGTTTGACTTCCCGTCGGCCGCCATCGACGCGTCGCCCGTGTTTCACCAGGGGCGATGGTGGATGTTTTATACGCCACCTGGACCCAAAGCCGTGCGGCAGAGCGTTCTATGTGCGGCCTATGCCGATGATCTCATGGGGCCATGGCAACAACACCCGGCCAACCCGATCTGGTCGGATCGCAGCGGCGCGCGACCGGGCGGATCGCCGCTTGTTGTCGGTGACACGATCGTACTGCCCACCCAGGATTGCCGCAGCACCTACGGCGCGGCAATCCGCTTTCTGCATCTGCGCATCGACCCCGAATGTGTCACCTGCACGCCGGGTTACGTGATAAAACCGCCTGCCGGGCTAGCACCGCTTTCCGATGGATTGCATACTGTGTCAGCTGCGGGTGATGTCACGTTGATCGACGTCAAGCGTGTGGCGATCGGGCCGGCGCGACATTTCCTGAACATGAAGCGACGCGTCGCAGATATGCTGGAGGACAAGAACGCGTGAGAGATCAGACGGACCTTTCAGGCATGCTTACGCGGCTCAGACTGCGGCTGGCCGATGACAAGGCGTTGGCATTCGCCTGTATCGGCGCTCTGTGCTTTTTCATCAGTCTGGCCAGTGGACATATCGAGGAGCGTGTGGCCTTCGGTCTTGAAATCGCCTGCGTCATTTTTCTTGGGCTGGCCATTCGGTTCGAGGAGCAGACCAGTGCGCGCGTTCTCTATGCGCTGTTCCTGGGGGCTTCGCTGATCTTCATCCTGATGGACTTCACGCTGTCCGGAAGTCTTTCACAGGTACGATCACTGACCAGCTTCGACTCGTAATAGGATTTCGCGACCGCGCCGGTCGAAGGCGTCGGCACTGAAGCGGTCGAGAACGCGATGTCGCGCATTCTGTCCCATCGTAGCGAGGTTTTCCGGCTGTCGAAGCAGATCGCCCAATGCGGCTGCGAGTGCCGTGCCGTCTTTCGGCGGAACGATCCGGCCGCATGCTTTTGTCACGGTAAAGGGAATTTCTCCGGCGTCGGACGCAACGATTGGCAATCCGGCCAACATGGCCTCATGCGCCGCCAGGCATAATCCTTCCCAGTGCGATGGCTGCACATAGAGATGGAGCCCGCTGAGGAATTCATCCGTCTTCTCGATATAACCATCCAGGACGATGGGCAGTTTCTCGCGCGTGATCCGCTCCTGCAAGCGCGTCCGTTCAGCGCCTTCGCCGCCGATATGGACGATGAATGGGGGAAGATCGGCCTGTATTTTCAAGCATGCGACAGCCTCGCACAGCGTGTCGAAGCCCTTGACGGGATGAAGACGACCAAGCGTGCCGATCCGTATCGTCTGCCCTCTGGTCCAGGGCTTCGCGGTGGAGCGCGTCTCATCGGCCCGGAAAATGGGCCAGCAGACGAGCCGATCGGAAGCCACCCGCAGTTTTGCGCGCGTTTCCTGCTCAACACAGGTCGAATCGGCGATCCATAGCCGTGATCGATTGCGAAACAGGCGCAGGAGGCGCGCGTTCGCCGGCTTCAGGCGAGCGGAATGTTGCCAGCTTACGACCGGCAGTTGCCGTCGCCAACCGACAATCTGGCCCAGCAATGTCGCGCGTGTCAGGGATGTCCAGATGACGTCGGGCCGAAGCTCCGCAATTGTGTGATCGAGCCATGTGAGCGCACGAATATGATCGGTCCGTGAACCTTCGCGCACGCGGACATCCAGGCCGGCTTTCCGCATCGGTCCAATCGCGCGACCGTCTCGACGGGTGAGAGCCAGGACCGTGACATCGTGTCCCGCGGCGCGCATGACACTGGTGATGGCCGGAACGGGCAGCGCGGCACCCCCGCCCTCGACGGAATTGATCACGTAGGCGATCTTCATGCCTTGGCGAACAGTTGCTCGACCAGGGCAAGATCCGTCGGCTTGTCGACGTCGACAGCCGCGCGACCATCGTCGATTGTCACCAGACGTACCTGGGCGCCTGTCAGCTTCTCGATGCGGCGATAGAGGGCGGCACGGGTCAATGTGCGCGTTATGGCGCGGAGAAGGATGCCTGGTCCGAGGATCGAGGCCATACGCAACGGTCGCTTTCGGTCGCGTTCGAGCTTCTGCCACAGTGCAACGACATTTGCCGCCCGCGACGTGCCGAGCCAGAAAAGATTGCAACCGGAAAACTGGATGTCGCGCAGGCGGATATAGGTTCTCTGCGTGCCGGGCACATCGCGTTCGATCGTCTCCCGCGTGGCGATCCCGACGGCGAGGTCGCATCCCTCATGGATGTCGGCACGAAATGCCTCGATCCATTCCGGTGAGAGCAGCGGGTGGTCTGCGGTCGTGACCAGCAGCGGCGTGCCGAGACGTTCGAGCGCAAGAGCGACACTGCCGCTGGGGCCGGACGCGGTCGGAAGCGTGCGGGCGTTGCCGAGAAGCGGCGTGATGGCTTCTGGTGTTTCGATGCTGACATATACCTGCCCCAGATCGGGCGTGGCCTGAAGTGCCCGCAGGACACGTGACAACATCGGTATGCCGGCGACAGGAAGCAGTGTTTTATGTGCGACGCCGCCGAGTTGAGCTAGCGGGTCCCGGGCGCCATCCCGCGAGCCGGCCAGGACCACGACCGGAACGTTCGTCATGCCGAAGGTTTGGCGCCGTCTGGCCGGTCTCGGGGTGGCGCGCCAGTCAGGCGCATCACCCACGGGAAACGGGCCGCTTGGGCGATGTTATAGCCCAGATTGAAGACATGAGCGCTGCGCACCCGCGCGCGGGCATCCTTGTAATAACTGCCGAACAGACGGTCCGGCAGATAGTTGGTGATGCCGTAATTGCCGTCTTCGTCGTGGAAATGATGCAGGACATGCAACTGCTTCATGCGGGCAACCCAGCCCCAGCGTGGCTTGTAAGCCAGATGCTGAATGCAATGGAAAAACTCGTAGACGCAGGTCGTGGCGAATCCGGTCGCCAACGCCGCGAAAGCGCCCGGACCACCGCCGATCAGATACCCGATCGGCATCGTGATGATGACGATTGTCGGAATCGTGTTCAGCGGGGATCCGAACAGTACGTCCAGCAGGTGAGGGTCCTGATGGTGATCGAAATGAATGCGCTTCCAGAGACCGGCCGTCAGCGGACTGCGATAGAGCCACTGGCCATGCAGGATGAAGCGATGGATCAGATACCAGGCGACCGGATAGACGGCGATGACCGCGATGACCGGTGGCAATATCTGCATGAGGCTCGGATGGTGGCGAAGCGCGAGGAAAGCGCTGGCGACGATCAGTCCGAAATAGGCCAGTATCGTCGGATAGGTGAGATAGGCCATCCAGAGTTGTGACAGGTCCATCTTGCCCAGATCGAAGCTACGTCCGGTGCGCAGCGAGGCGCGTGAGCGCCACATGTCCCAGATGCCGGATCGTCTCTCGTTCATCTTTCTTCCATCTTCAGCAACCACGCGACCGCCAGCAGCGTCGCCAGAATGGGTGGCGCCAACGTCGCGAGCAACGCCGGAAGTGTTCCGGCATTGCCAAGCGCCTGCACGAGACCTTGCATCACGATGAAGGCAAAACCGGCACCCAGTGCAGCAACCGGCATCATGCTGCGCGTACCCGTGCGAGGCGGGATATAGACCACGGGGAGCGCCAAGAGAAGCATGACGCACAAATTCATTGGCAGGATGTAGGGTTCGAAGAGGGCCATGCGGTAGGTCGCTTTCGGCAGACTTGCCGGTGCACCCTGATGAAGGATCGCTTCAATCTGCCTTGTCGACAGGACCGGGTAGGGCTGGGAGAGGATCAGAATGTTATCCGGCGACACGGCCGAATGCGTGATCGTCTCCGTTGCATGCTGTGAGATCACGACGCGGTTGGTGTTCAGATCCAGTTGCCGGAGAGATGTCGCCTCCCAGACGCTTTGACGAAACTCCGCCTGGCGTGCGCTCGAGACAGCTTCCAGCGCGCCTTTGGCGTTGCGACGATAATAATCCACACCGTGCAGGATCGTCCCGCCCGCGCTGAAGTGATCCACGTGGACGATTGAGCCGTGGTCATGGAACCAGAAGCCGCGCGTGTCCTGAAGGGCCGTGGGCGACGTGACGTTCCACCAGCGTGCCAGTGCGAGTTCAGTGCGCGGAGTGACGAATTCATGCATGACCATGCCGCCGATCGCAACGCCGACTGTGCCCGGCAGCATGAGCACGAACAATGTCACCGTCGAAAGCCCGGCCGCACGCAAGCTGGCAATCTCGCTACCCAGCGCCATCTGGGTGAGCATGAACACCGCGCCGATGAGAACGCTCAACGGCAGCGCCTGCAGGATGAGTGCCGGCAGGTGCAGCAGCGCATACGTCAGGATACCGTGTACACCCAGATTTCGTTGGAGAATGGCTGTCGTCTGCTCAAGCAGAGCGAGAATTTCCATGAGGGAAATCAGGATGAAGGCACAGAGGCCGATCCGCGCCAGCAGCGCGCGCGATATATGGCCCAGCAGGACGTAGCGTGGAGGACTTGCCGCGCTCATGCCGGACGCACCAGCTTCCGCCGCCGCCATGAACCGCGCGATCGCCGCAGGATCGATGCCAGACACAATACACAGAAGGCGATTTCCGGCAGCCAGATGGCCGTGATCGACGACATGTCACGTGCGGCGATCAGGCCTCGACCGAATTGCAGCGCATGATCGAACCCCACAAGGATCAATGCAAGGGCGATCAGGCCGATGATGGGGCGCCGCCTCTTGGCACCGATACCGAGAGCGACGGCCAATGCCGGAATGAAGGGTATGGCGAGTGCGCGTGCCAGCCGAAAGTTCAGTTCTGCCCTGAGGCTTTCACGGGCAATATCCGTTTGCGAGTCTTCGTGCTGGAGGCGCCTGACCAGCTCGAACAGGGTCAGTTCCCGTTCGTCCGCACCACGCGCCCGAAAGCTGGCCGCACCTTTTTTCCGCATGATCAGCCTGTCGGTATGCTCGAACTGGGTCTGGGTCGGCTCGGCATTGGCATGGCCCGGGGTGGCTGTCCGGGGATCGGTGAGGATAGTGCCGTTCCACAGGTCCAGACGGGTTTCCACCCGCGATGGCGTGATGGTCAGCCGGCCACGATCCGCTGTGACGACACGAATCGTTCCGTTGCTTTCGCGCTCGCGGATAAAGACATGATGCAGCACAGTCCCGTTATGACTGACGCCGTCTGCGCTCATGACCGAGCCGTCCGACGTCGCGGCGAACATGCCGGCCTGAAGGTGGGGGGCCCAGCCGGTATGGGCCGCGAAATAGAAGCCTGCGCGAAAATCGTAACGGGCAAAAGGCTGAAGGTAACCATACAGCATCATGCTAAGCGCGCCGAGGACAAGTCCGGTCTGCATGAACGGGCGGGCCATGCGGATCAGGGAAACGCCGCTGGCCATGAGAGCATCGATCTCGTTGTTGTCGCTCATGCGCCGCGTGATCTGGAAGACGCTGACGCTCAGCGCCGCAGGCAACGCCAGGCCGAGGTAATGTGGCAGCAGGTCTGCCAGCAGAGCGATGAACGTGGTCAGGGAACTGCCTGCCGCGGCCAGATCGTCGAATAGCACCAACAATCGTTCGAGCAGGAGAGCGGCCAGTACCGCGCTCAATGCGATGATGAACGGTGGCAGCAACTGCATGAGCAGGTAGCGATCGAGCGTGGCGAGGCGGGGCGATCTCATGTCGCGATGCCGGGAATACCGATGGGCCGCTTCCAGGTGCGATGGACGGTGCTGTGCGCCGTGCCATCGGCGTCGACGCGCCGCCGGGTGAGATCAACCTGCCATGTGTCGGATGCGCGGGAGATCGACAGTTCGTTCCATCCGGCCTGTCGCCAGGGCTTGTCGGACTGTAGCGAGGCGGAGGCGACGCCGATCAGCGGAATGTCGGTGCCCGGCACGGTCGCGAGACTCGCATTGTGCGAATGGCCGTGAAGCACCGCTTCCGCGCCGGTCACCTTGAGCAGGGCTGCGAATTGCGCTGTATCGAGAAGGGATTTCCGCCACGGTGTCAGGCCACGTCGCGGTGGATGGTGGATCATGACGATGCGGCATAGATGGCGCGTCCGCAGTAGCATGCCACGTAGACGCTCCCCCTGGGTGCGGCCGACACGCCCATACGCCATGAACGGCGGCGAGGCGATCGCGCTGTTGACGCCAATCAGCGCCACGTCGCCGACCTGTCTCATATAAGGGAAAGCATCCGGGCGCGCCGGCATCCAGCGCGACCAGAGGTCCAGGCCGCTCGTCCAGGGCATGGGGGTCATGCGGTCATGATTGCCCGGCACCACGGTGACGGCACCGGGCAGTGTCGACAGCCAGTCCGCTGCGGCAGCGAATTCGGCGGGAAGGCCGAAATTCGTGAGGTCGCCGGTTATGGCGAATGCGTCGGGCGCATGCGCAATGGCATCGGCCACGACAGCGTCCCCCAGCCCCGCGAGATGGCGATGACGGCGATGCTGCTGCCAGGACAGAAGACTTAGCGCGCGCTTGTTGAAAAGGGCGCGCGGCGAGATGGGCAGCGGCGGCGGCAGATGGACATCTGACAGATGGGCGAGCCGGACCGGGGAAGGTTGGATGGCAGACATATGATAGGGATATCGGACAACGTCGGCGTAATCGCAAGCGGCCAACTGACCGATCGGTTCCTAGCGGTGCGCTCCCAGTCATGCTATGGCGCCGCCCGAGCCTGAAGACTCGCTCGATCCGCCAGCGTCGGAAAGAACATAATCAAGTGAAAGCCCTGTGCGCTTAGCCCTTATCCATAACCCCCGTAGCCGCCGCAACAGGCGCGATGGCGCTGCCTTCGCGGCAACCGCATCGACGTGGCTTGGAGAGGCGTTTCTACAGCCGCGCTCCCACGATGAACTCGTGACAGAGGTCGAAACGTTGCGTGAGCGCGGCGTTGATTTGATTGTCATCAATGGTGGCGACGGTACCGTCAGCGATGTGATGACGACCGTGCATCATGTTTTCGCCGGTGCAAGCCTGCCGCATCTTGCAATCCTGCCATCGGGAAACACCAATCTGATTGCCGG is a genomic window containing:
- a CDS encoding catalase, with the protein product MTRSHITTTAGAPWPDNQDSKSAGARGPLLLENYQLIEKLAHQNRERIPERTVHAKGSGAFGHFTVTQDITHLSCADVFSAVGKKTELLARFSTVAGERGAADAERDVRGFSLKFYTGEGNWDLVGNNTPVFFVRDPMKFPDFIHTQKRHPRTNMRSATAMWDFWSLSPESLHQVAILFSDRGLPQGYRFMNGYGSHTFSLWNASGERFWVKFHFKTQQGHRFWTNDEANDIIGRNRETSQADLYDAIERQEFPRWTMYIQVMREDEAERVDFNPFDITKVWSHKDYPLHEVGVVELNRNPENYFAEIEQSSFSPSNIVPGIGFSPDKMLQGRLFAYADAHRYRVGTHYEALPVNRPKVPVRTYHMDGPMRFDATEGSDAYYEPNSFDGPAEARQAIEPPLRVSGEATYYAHRDDGDDYAQPRALYRLFDDAQRQRFHTNIASAMVGVPRHIVERQLSHFERADPVWARGVRENLEREVPVGHASSATNQEMTEPGAR
- a CDS encoding retroviral-like aspartic protease family protein, coding for MSACQTPPSNTCKIATIGNLPILNSHGSPIVRATVNDHPVAFTVDTGAFNSTIDEYYADRLGVTYMPGWLTVSGFGGDTFANGGRVDKLGLGSATAYDLTFLLAGHSRRTIDGLPVIGWFGSEFLTASDVVVDMPDHVMQMLDMRQCGFPTPTWSGKTYRVSIRHDDPSSTKVGVTFSVNGKSVDGFVDTGASSTMISLAEARRAGVTMDMLQRDPQRRGFGIANRPFTIYRHRFDQLAVGDLVVSHPVLSVLDEDGQDLTVLGADFLIGHRIWITRGSAMYIQRAADIPADDPARSGRH
- a CDS encoding lipid-binding SYLF domain-containing protein, with the translated sequence MLSIPHRLRPGLAALAILLPATLPSHAWASATQQSLVDRATLAVQDLFQGTNAQSRAQRYLARARAVLVCPSIFHMSIGIGGSGGGCVLLSRDARGSWSDPAFYTLSSGSVGIQLGMEDSEMMLFVMSDRGLQALLDSQFKFNAGASASFATVGSGIEDSTAGVSNTDILAIQKSKGLFAGASLGGSKLTVDSGANRSYYNQTVGPEDVVISMRVNNPGADPLRSVLSRVALAQPAVTSPVPSSPTTSPASGDVSGNAYPANYDAHRSYSSQQVGPTSITPRGGVQSQTLPPPR
- a CDS encoding inositol monophosphatase family protein — protein: MSASAREIAYRLAAARAVVDDAAALAMAMRPPPGGPTGTTKGMQDYFTEADGAVERLIAERMQTLFPDDGFMGEEGGTHRQGALTWVVDPIDGTSNYARGRDRWCVSLGLMDGDVPVAGVINAPALHETYVAQRGHGAFLNGKALKASTVTDARTAMVEMGWSPRVSAETYAKKVSSFMALGVMPRSGGSGALALADVASGRLDGYLEMVINLWDVAAALVLLEEAGAVASPFLRDGGLTGGTTLLATAPGLADTLSRAADVALD
- a CDS encoding MmcB family DNA repair protein is translated as MSSFLPENQLAIRRAALGLCQALAWAPVNEFALPAAGRRADIMALRPDHGFVCIEVKSGPRDFLTDRKWHEYRDWCDKLYFAVDDVFPLDLLPDDVGIIVVAVRHAPFGVLPECAIIRESPEQKLAPARRRALSHLFGHTAAMRLTMLEDPAITASLRAARRVD
- a CDS encoding glucosamine inositolphosphorylceramide transferase family protein, whose protein sequence is MPFLRTDLWRSVIVHAPMQDIVARGALEGMPVTLLPDIGWMRFLADPFGFWREGRLFVFAEAYDYRDRHGVIDVLECDASFRVVARRTVLREPWHLSYPVVFEAKGRIWMLPEASRSGRLSLYEACRFPDEWQICSAFDFPSAAIDASPVFHQGRWWMFYTPPGPKAVRQSVLCAAYADDLMGPWQQHPANPIWSDRSGARPGGSPLVVGDTIVLPTQDCRSTYGAAIRFLHLRIDPECVTCTPGYVIKPPAGLAPLSDGLHTVSAAGDVTLIDVKRVAIGPARHFLNMKRRVADMLEDKNA
- a CDS encoding glycosyltransferase family 4 protein — its product is MKIAYVINSVEGGGAALPVPAITSVMRAAGHDVTVLALTRRDGRAIGPMRKAGLDVRVREGSRTDHIRALTWLDHTIAELRPDVIWTSLTRATLLGQIVGWRRQLPVVSWQHSARLKPANARLLRLFRNRSRLWIADSTCVEQETRAKLRVASDRLVCWPIFRADETRSTAKPWTRGQTIRIGTLGRLHPVKGFDTLCEAVACLKIQADLPPFIVHIGGEGAERTRLQERITREKLPIVLDGYIEKTDEFLSGLHLYVQPSHWEGLCLAAHEAMLAGLPIVASDAGEIPFTVTKACGRIVPPKDGTALAAALGDLLRQPENLATMGQNARHRVLDRFSADAFDRRGREILLRVEAGQ
- a CDS encoding nucleotidyltransferase family protein gives rise to the protein MTNVPVVVLAGSRDGARDPLAQLGGVAHKTLLPVAGIPMLSRVLRALQATPDLGQVYVSIETPEAITPLLGNARTLPTASGPSGSVALALERLGTPLLVTTADHPLLSPEWIEAFRADIHEGCDLAVGIATRETIERDVPGTQRTYIRLRDIQFSGCNLFWLGTSRAANVVALWQKLERDRKRPLRMASILGPGILLRAITRTLTRAALYRRIEKLTGAQVRLVTIDDGRAAVDVDKPTDLALVEQLFAKA
- a CDS encoding sterol desaturase family protein, with amino-acid sequence MNERRSGIWDMWRSRASLRTGRSFDLGKMDLSQLWMAYLTYPTILAYFGLIVASAFLALRHHPSLMQILPPVIAVIAVYPVAWYLIHRFILHGQWLYRSPLTAGLWKRIHFDHHQDPHLLDVLFGSPLNTIPTIVIITMPIGYLIGGGPGAFAALATGFATTCVYEFFHCIQHLAYKPRWGWVARMKQLHVLHHFHDEDGNYGITNYLPDRLFGSYYKDARARVRSAHVFNLGYNIAQAARFPWVMRLTGAPPRDRPDGAKPSA
- a CDS encoding LptF/LptG family permease — encoded protein: MSGIDPAAIARFMAAAEAGASGMSAASPPRYVLLGHISRALLARIGLCAFILISLMEILALLEQTTAILQRNLGVHGILTYALLHLPALILQALPLSVLIGAVFMLTQMALGSEIASLRAAGLSTVTLFVLMLPGTVGVAIGGMVMHEFVTPRTELALARWWNVTSPTALQDTRGFWFHDHGSIVHVDHFSAGGTILHGVDYYRRNAKGALEAVSSARQAEFRQSVWEATSLRQLDLNTNRVVISQHATETITHSAVSPDNILILSQPYPVLSTRQIEAILHQGAPASLPKATYRMALFEPYILPMNLCVMLLLALPVVYIPPRTGTRSMMPVAALGAGFAFIVMQGLVQALGNAGTLPALLATLAPPILATLLAVAWLLKMEER